In one Bacillus thuringiensis genomic region, the following are encoded:
- a CDS encoding DinB family protein, whose product MLQSNMDVSLESLVNSLQSTRSTLLSEIEMLNDTEVNVKPRRDKWSIIQILHHLHLVEQSVTSALVYALQKNERNMTPFKDLQLTLDRTHKREAPQQMQPTETLMKKQQGIQLLEHSRQELLHALHSVIDEKDLFENGLKHPVFNDLNLYQWVQFLDLHEQRHLTQLKEAKHAILQR is encoded by the coding sequence ATGCTTCAATCTAATATGGATGTAAGTTTAGAAAGTTTAGTAAACTCATTACAGTCTACTCGAAGCACGCTATTATCAGAAATTGAAATGTTAAATGACACCGAAGTGAATGTAAAGCCACGCCGTGATAAATGGAGTATTATTCAAATTTTACACCACTTGCATTTAGTTGAACAATCTGTCACGTCTGCCCTTGTATATGCTTTACAAAAAAATGAAAGAAACATGACTCCATTTAAAGACCTCCAACTTACGCTTGATCGCACACATAAACGAGAAGCTCCTCAGCAAATGCAACCAACAGAAACTTTAATGAAAAAACAGCAAGGAATTCAATTGCTAGAACATTCACGACAAGAACTATTACACGCACTTCATAGTGTTATAGATGAAAAAGATCTATTTGAAAATGGATTAAAGCATCCTGTTTTTAATGATCTGAATTTGTATCAATGGGTTCAATTTCTTGATTTGCATGAACAAAGACATCTTACGCAGTTAAAAGAGGCGAAACATGCAATTTTGCAGCGCTAA